Proteins encoded by one window of Vicinamibacterales bacterium:
- a CDS encoding Rieske (2Fe-2S) protein: MKTSRPQPPLGTGAPPRRAVLAGAAGLVLAWLTPIRDAVAAQDPTIAPGDLLVRVGDDNLIPLTPDDIPFDGRALHAWPIGPTADAAKDGTPLNRVVVARLNPATLSEATASRAVDDIVAYSAICTHSGCEVDDSLGDNSTFFCSCHGSTFDPRDSGAAIGGPAPRALPALPLKLESGRLVVAGRFTMPPGFGR; the protein is encoded by the coding sequence ATGAAGACTTCCCGGCCCCAGCCCCCTCTCGGCACGGGCGCGCCCCCCAGGCGTGCCGTACTTGCCGGCGCCGCCGGCCTCGTCCTTGCGTGGCTGACTCCCATCCGTGACGCCGTCGCCGCTCAGGACCCCACGATTGCCCCGGGGGATCTGCTGGTCCGCGTCGGCGACGACAACCTGATTCCCCTCACGCCCGACGACATCCCGTTCGACGGGCGCGCGCTGCACGCCTGGCCCATCGGCCCCACCGCCGATGCCGCGAAGGACGGCACGCCGCTCAACCGCGTGGTGGTCGCCCGCCTGAACCCGGCCACGCTGTCGGAGGCGACGGCCTCGCGCGCCGTGGACGACATCGTGGCCTACTCGGCCATCTGCACCCATTCCGGGTGCGAGGTGGACGACTCGCTGGGCGACAACAGCACCTTCTTCTGCAGCTGCCACGGCTCCACCTTCGACCCGCGCGATTCCGGCGCCGCCATTGGCGGTCCGGCACCGCGGGCGCTGCCGGCGCTGCCGCTGAAGCTCGAGTCGGGCCGCCTGGTGGTCGCGGGCCGCTTCACGATGCCGCCCGGGTTCGGGCGCTAG
- the trmFO gene encoding methylenetetrahydrofolate--tRNA-(uracil(54)-C(5))-methyltransferase (FADH(2)-oxidizing) TrmFO — MIHVIGGGLAGCEAAWQAARAGADVTLHEMRPVRPTLVHKTDHLAELVCSNSFRGDKLDNAVGLLKEEMRRLDSLVMAAAEVARVPAGAALAVDREVFSREVMARLAAQPRIQLRREEVAALPEPSPAGDAVIVATGPLTSDALSQAIQRFVGEEHLAFYDAISPIVLADSIDRTVVFRQSRWGRSLGGDPSRAGGAGPAPAAQPEAPGVACGVDDGEGDYLNCPLTRDEYDAFYDALVAAESASIHDFDSVQFFEGCLPIEVMAHRGRETLRFGPMKPVGLEDPRTGRRPYAAVQLRQDTIAGDHYSLVGFQTQLKWGEQARVLKMIPGLAGAEFVRFGMVHRNTFICGPKVLLPTWQTRTRPDLLFAGQISGVEGYVESAASGLVAGRNAARIVAGHAPLTPPRTTAIGALAHYASHADPAHYQPSNITFGIMPPLEQPPRDKARRKQALADRALADLDAWSR; from the coding sequence GTGATTCACGTGATCGGCGGCGGCCTGGCCGGGTGCGAGGCGGCATGGCAGGCCGCGCGCGCCGGCGCGGACGTGACCCTCCACGAGATGCGGCCCGTCCGGCCCACGCTCGTCCACAAGACCGACCACCTCGCCGAGCTGGTCTGCAGCAACTCCTTCCGCGGCGACAAGCTGGACAACGCCGTGGGACTCCTGAAAGAGGAGATGCGGCGACTCGACTCGCTGGTGATGGCCGCGGCGGAGGTGGCGCGGGTGCCGGCCGGGGCGGCGCTCGCCGTCGATCGCGAGGTCTTCTCGCGGGAGGTGATGGCCCGGCTGGCCGCGCAGCCGCGGATTCAGCTTCGGCGGGAGGAGGTCGCGGCACTGCCGGAGCCCTCGCCCGCCGGCGACGCCGTGATCGTCGCGACCGGGCCGCTCACCTCCGACGCGCTCTCCCAGGCCATCCAGCGCTTCGTCGGCGAGGAGCACCTGGCCTTCTACGACGCCATCAGCCCGATCGTGCTGGCCGACTCCATCGACCGGACCGTCGTGTTCCGGCAGTCGCGATGGGGGCGCAGCCTCGGCGGCGATCCGTCACGTGCCGGCGGGGCCGGCCCGGCCCCGGCCGCCCAGCCCGAGGCCCCGGGCGTGGCGTGCGGCGTGGACGACGGAGAAGGGGACTACCTGAACTGCCCGCTGACCCGCGACGAGTACGACGCCTTCTACGACGCGCTCGTCGCCGCCGAGTCCGCCTCCATCCACGACTTCGACAGCGTGCAGTTCTTCGAGGGCTGCCTGCCGATCGAGGTGATGGCGCATCGCGGCCGCGAGACGCTGCGCTTCGGGCCCATGAAGCCGGTCGGGCTCGAGGATCCGCGCACGGGCCGCCGGCCCTACGCCGCCGTGCAGCTGCGCCAGGACACGATCGCGGGCGACCACTACAGCCTCGTCGGCTTCCAGACGCAGCTGAAGTGGGGCGAACAGGCGCGCGTGCTGAAGATGATCCCGGGCCTGGCCGGCGCCGAGTTCGTGCGCTTCGGCATGGTGCACCGCAACACCTTCATCTGCGGCCCCAAGGTGCTCCTGCCGACGTGGCAGACGCGCACCCGCCCGGACCTGCTGTTCGCGGGCCAGATCTCGGGCGTCGAGGGCTACGTGGAGTCCGCGGCCTCGGGGCTCGTCGCCGGCAGGAACGCCGCGCGGATCGTGGCCGGTCACGCCCCGCTGACGCCGCCTCGCACCACCGCGATCGGGGCCCTCGCCCACTACGCCTCGCACGCCGACCCCGCGCACTACCAGCCGTCGAACATCACCTTCGGCATCATGCCGCCGCTGGAGCAGCCGCCGCGGGACAAGGCGCGCCGGAAGCAGGCCCTGGCCGACCGCGCGCTCGCGGATCTGGACGCATGGTCCCGGTGA
- a CDS encoding cation:dicarboxylase symporter family transporter: MSLATRVLVGLVCGGLLGLALAGSGAPAAATAIGAFAALGGLFVDLIRMCAMPLVAALVVASLGRAAGGGAGRAGVRAAVLAVAVLTATTAASLLVAHPLLAGVGPDPGAIAAAADRAAAPSAPPPGFWQWVRDLVPQNVAKAASDGAMLPVIVFAVLFGLAVARSAPARRDAVLGVAEGVAEAMQHLVSGVLRLAPVGVFALAVPLTARTGLATAGAVATYIVVVVALTALAIAALYPLVAALGRMPIRVFAACAWPAQAVAVASRSSLATLPVLVEAAERARFEPTAARVVLPLAVSIFHVGTAVAQTVGVLFLARLAGVALGPVDLGTVAVAVVVASSAVPGIPGGSIIAIVPVLTAAHVPLDGIGLLLAVDTIPDMVRTVANVTGAFALAAMTRTAGTPGQGTTPVD; encoded by the coding sequence ATGTCCCTGGCGACGCGCGTGCTCGTGGGCCTCGTGTGCGGCGGGCTGCTGGGGCTGGCGCTCGCCGGGTCGGGCGCGCCGGCCGCGGCGACGGCCATCGGCGCCTTCGCGGCCCTCGGCGGGCTGTTCGTGGATCTGATCCGGATGTGCGCCATGCCGCTCGTGGCCGCGCTCGTCGTGGCCAGCCTGGGCAGGGCGGCCGGCGGCGGCGCGGGCCGCGCCGGCGTGCGGGCCGCCGTCCTGGCCGTGGCGGTGCTGACCGCCACGACGGCGGCCAGCCTCCTCGTCGCGCATCCGCTCCTCGCCGGCGTCGGCCCCGATCCCGGAGCCATCGCCGCCGCCGCCGACCGGGCCGCGGCACCGTCCGCGCCGCCGCCGGGCTTCTGGCAGTGGGTCCGGGACCTCGTGCCGCAGAACGTCGCCAAGGCGGCGTCCGACGGCGCCATGCTGCCCGTCATCGTGTTCGCGGTGCTGTTCGGCCTGGCGGTCGCCCGATCCGCACCCGCGCGCCGCGATGCGGTCCTCGGCGTGGCGGAGGGCGTGGCCGAGGCGATGCAGCACCTGGTCTCGGGCGTCCTCCGCCTGGCGCCTGTCGGCGTCTTCGCGCTGGCCGTGCCTCTCACCGCGCGGACCGGACTCGCGACGGCCGGGGCCGTGGCCACCTACATCGTCGTGGTGGTCGCGCTCACCGCCCTGGCCATCGCCGCGCTGTATCCGCTCGTCGCGGCGCTCGGCCGGATGCCGATACGCGTCTTCGCCGCGTGCGCGTGGCCCGCGCAGGCGGTGGCCGTCGCCTCGCGGTCGTCGCTGGCGACGCTGCCGGTGCTGGTCGAGGCGGCGGAGCGCGCCCGCTTCGAGCCCACGGCCGCCCGGGTCGTGCTGCCGCTGGCCGTGTCGATCTTCCACGTCGGCACCGCGGTGGCGCAGACCGTCGGGGTGCTGTTCCTCGCGCGCCTGGCCGGCGTGGCGCTCGGGCCGGTGGATCTGGGGACGGTGGCGGTCGCCGTCGTCGTGGCCTCGTCGGCCGTGCCCGGCATCCCCGGCGGCAGCATCATCGCCATCGTGCCGGTGCTCACCGCGGCGCACGTGCCCCTCGACGGCATCGGCCTGCTCCTGGCGGTGGACACCATCCCCGACATGGTCCGCACCGTGGCGAACGTGACGGGCGCCTTCGCGCTGGCCGCGATGACACGGACCGCCGGGACTCCCGGCCAGGGGACGACCCCGGTAGACTGA
- a CDS encoding PQQ-dependent dehydrogenase, methanol/ethanol family gives MRTVRLLVAFALASALTWATLDARQRAAPPPPPAPPLPMPAILRTYPAVTAERLLRPGDADWLSIRRTYDGWGYSPLDQITPANIARLRPVWIGSTGATNGHEAPALVNGGVMFVATPGNQVIALEAATGRVLWRYRRAIPEDAVVMHPTSRGVALYGDKVYLPANEGVLVALDARTGKEVWTADVGGNTSGYYMTLAPLVAEGKVMIGASGGEFGIRGFVAAFDAEAGTPAWKTYTVPAPGEPGSETWPKGEQWKTGGAPVWVTGNYDPESRLAYWGTGNGGPWMGDQRPGDNLYTASTIAVDVATGAIKGHFQYHPNDSWDWDEVSPPILVDYRRGARTVRGLVNVARDGYLWFLERGATGPIGFVEGTPYVRQTVFRSLDPKTGRPDVDPARKPGTGKKVENICPSHWGGKNWPPIAFSPKTRMIYIPANENLCDWLTGTEVDYEPGERFIGATSGMRIYEGATHIGEVQAWNVDTGKRVWTHEYPTSPTWGSMLATGGGLVFTGGTNDRKLHAFDAATGALVWEFPTNSGILSPPSSFSIDGKQYIAVQSGWGIDSRGMQSRLNTLTNGAYPEVPEGGAIWVFALP, from the coding sequence ATGCGCACGGTCCGTCTCCTCGTCGCCTTCGCCCTGGCGAGCGCCCTCACGTGGGCGACGCTCGACGCCCGCCAGCGGGCCGCGCCGCCGCCTCCGCCGGCCCCGCCGCTTCCGATGCCGGCGATTCTGCGGACGTATCCCGCGGTCACGGCCGAACGCCTGCTGCGCCCGGGAGACGCCGACTGGCTGAGCATCCGGCGCACGTACGACGGGTGGGGCTACAGCCCGCTCGATCAGATCACGCCCGCCAACATCGCGCGGCTGCGGCCCGTGTGGATCGGGTCCACCGGCGCGACCAACGGCCACGAGGCGCCGGCGCTCGTGAACGGCGGCGTCATGTTCGTCGCGACGCCCGGCAATCAGGTGATCGCGCTCGAGGCCGCGACCGGCCGCGTGCTCTGGCGCTACCGCCGTGCGATTCCGGAGGACGCCGTGGTGATGCACCCGACGTCGCGCGGCGTGGCGCTCTACGGCGACAAGGTGTACCTGCCGGCGAACGAGGGCGTGCTCGTGGCGCTCGACGCCCGCACCGGCAAGGAAGTGTGGACGGCCGATGTCGGCGGCAACACGTCCGGCTACTACATGACGCTCGCGCCGCTCGTCGCCGAGGGCAAGGTGATGATCGGCGCCTCCGGCGGCGAGTTCGGCATCCGCGGGTTCGTGGCCGCGTTCGACGCCGAGGCGGGGACGCCGGCGTGGAAGACCTACACGGTGCCGGCGCCGGGCGAGCCGGGCAGCGAGACGTGGCCGAAGGGCGAGCAGTGGAAGACGGGCGGCGCGCCGGTGTGGGTGACCGGCAACTACGATCCCGAGTCGCGCCTCGCCTACTGGGGCACCGGGAACGGCGGCCCGTGGATGGGCGACCAGCGGCCGGGCGACAACCTCTACACGGCGTCGACGATTGCCGTGGACGTGGCGACGGGCGCGATCAAGGGCCACTTCCAGTACCACCCCAACGACTCGTGGGACTGGGACGAGGTGTCGCCGCCGATTCTCGTGGACTACCGGCGCGGCGCCCGGACCGTGCGCGGGCTGGTGAACGTGGCGCGCGACGGCTACCTGTGGTTCCTGGAGCGCGGCGCCACCGGGCCGATCGGCTTCGTGGAGGGAACGCCGTACGTGCGGCAGACGGTGTTCCGGAGCCTGGATCCGAAGACGGGCCGGCCCGACGTGGACCCGGCGCGCAAGCCCGGTACCGGCAAGAAGGTGGAGAACATCTGTCCGTCGCATTGGGGCGGCAAGAACTGGCCGCCGATCGCCTTCAGCCCCAAGACCCGCATGATCTACATCCCGGCCAACGAGAACCTGTGCGACTGGCTCACGGGCACCGAGGTGGACTACGAGCCCGGCGAGCGCTTCATCGGCGCCACGAGCGGCATGCGCATCTACGAGGGCGCTACCCACATCGGCGAGGTGCAGGCCTGGAACGTGGATACGGGGAAGCGCGTGTGGACGCACGAGTACCCGACCTCGCCCACCTGGGGCTCGATGCTCGCGACGGGCGGCGGCCTCGTCTTCACGGGCGGCACGAACGACCGCAAGCTCCACGCGTTCGACGCCGCGACGGGCGCGCTCGTGTGGGAGTTCCCGACGAACTCCGGCATTCTCTCGCCGCCGTCGTCTTTCTCAATCGACGGCAAGCAGTACATCGCGGTGCAGTCCGGCTGGGGCATCGACTCGCGCGGCATGCAGAGCCGTCTCAACACGCTCACCAACGGCGCCTATCCCGAGGTGCCCGAGGGCGGCGCGATCTGGGTCTTCGCGCTCCCGTGA
- a CDS encoding tyrosine recombinase XerC: MVPVKDALKAFVDHLALNRHLSPHSVRAYASDVEQYLARTAAGRGAKVSALGVAHLDGDSVRAFVSELNRAGQARASVARKLSGVKTFLRYLVREGWLAHDPSGAAVAPKLDRKVPRHLSEPDMTALLETPDVSTPLGRRDRAMLELFYASGLRLSELVGLDLDDLHLPARMIRVLGKGGKERLVPFNRSAEQALRQWLPDREAIRRAQAIAPPVRPSARGRLGEARATGRGRADRAGREPVFVNARGGRLTGRSVHRLVTGYVARCSTRAGISPHALRHTFATHLLQRGADLRAIQELLGHANLTTTERYTHVNAEQLKDVYRRAHPRARGSGDRLP; this comes from the coding sequence ATGGTCCCGGTGAAGGACGCCTTGAAGGCGTTCGTCGACCACCTGGCGCTGAACCGCCACCTGTCCCCGCACTCGGTGCGCGCCTATGCGAGCGATGTCGAGCAGTACCTGGCCAGGACCGCGGCCGGGCGCGGCGCGAAGGTGTCGGCGCTCGGCGTGGCGCACCTGGACGGCGATTCCGTGCGGGCGTTCGTCAGCGAGTTGAACCGGGCCGGCCAGGCGCGGGCGTCGGTCGCGCGCAAGCTGTCGGGCGTGAAGACGTTCCTGCGGTATCTCGTCCGGGAAGGGTGGCTCGCGCACGACCCGTCGGGCGCCGCCGTGGCGCCGAAGCTCGATCGAAAGGTGCCCCGGCACCTGAGCGAGCCCGACATGACCGCGTTGCTCGAGACGCCGGACGTCTCGACGCCGCTCGGCCGGCGCGATCGCGCGATGCTCGAGCTGTTCTACGCGTCGGGCCTCCGGCTCAGCGAGCTCGTGGGGCTCGACCTCGACGACCTCCACCTGCCGGCGCGCATGATCCGCGTCCTCGGCAAGGGCGGCAAGGAACGCTTGGTGCCGTTCAACAGGTCCGCCGAGCAGGCACTGCGCCAGTGGCTGCCGGACCGGGAGGCGATCCGGCGCGCGCAGGCCATCGCGCCGCCCGTGCGGCCGTCCGCCCGCGGGCGCCTCGGGGAAGCGCGCGCCACCGGCCGGGGCCGGGCCGACCGCGCCGGCCGCGAGCCCGTGTTCGTGAACGCGCGGGGCGGCCGTCTGACGGGGCGGAGCGTGCACCGCCTCGTCACGGGGTACGTCGCGCGGTGCAGCACCCGCGCCGGTATCAGCCCGCACGCGCTCCGGCACACCTTCGCGACGCACCTCCTCCAGCGCGGCGCGGACCTGCGCGCCATCCAGGAGCTCCTGGGCCACGCGAACCTCACGACCACCGAACGCTACACGCACGTGAACGCCGAGCAGCTGAAGGACGTCTATCGCCGCGCCCACCCGCGGGCCCGTGGCTCCGGCGATCGGCTGCCGTGA
- a CDS encoding amidohydrolase family protein, protein MSRHRTLIVPALALLAVHTVGARQQPAAPATPAADSLVLQTERTIDFTTDEVTWMSIDVSPDGRTIVFDLLGDLYTLPIEGGEARRIVGGLSFESQPTWSPDGTTIAFLSDRTGVENLWIADADGSNPRAVSKDGRTGDRPQIMASPAWTPDGHYLVVSKARPPDPGTFWLYMYDRDGGTGVRVGAPPPPERGPDATGPPPPPPPNRLGAVVSPDGRFIYYAQRNGTFTYNARFPLWQIYRHDRDTGDVSQVTNAQGSAMRPTLSPDGKWLVFATRYKTGTGLRLRNLETGAERWLAYPVTRDDQESRASRDTMPRYDFLPDGQAIVVPVDGKLQRIDVATGAATPIPFTARVQTAIAARAYTPIRIEDGPMVRARLIRWPRLSPDGSTLVFSALNHLYAMAMPSGTPRRLTTGDEGEFMPTWAPDGRSVVYATWTSTGGHLKRVDAAGGTPTTLTAFEGYYLDPVFTPDGARLAFLAGAAADQLNAIMLDTPPPDADGPDAPGEISGISPPNTLEIRTMPATGGTQTLVASAQGGRDLHFTTRDPDRVYFTTRRGLASVTLGGLDRRTHLRVRGIGPGSNPPAADEIRLSPDGTRAFVSLQGRHHLFFVPRAGRETVDVRIQSRGDASVPVTHLSAQGGDYLNWNREGTAVTWALGAQFFQQPVGAAEPQRVDVVVEVPRARPSGSVLLTGGRVITMNGDEVLEQGDVLVTDNRIAAVGPRGKVPAAAGVRRIDLRGKTVMPGFVDVHAHMWAPRGLHQTAVWQYYANLAYGVTTSRDPQTSTPDVFAYADMVDAGMMPGPRVFATGPGVFSTSGIDSREAAVNYIRKYKEAYRTNTLKQYVAGDRIVRQWIIQACQELGLTPTIEGSLDLKLNLTQMMDGYTGQEHSLPILPLHRDVVEFVARTKTFYTPTILVAYGAPWSENYYFETENTVGDAKLNTWIPNELLDTMIRRRGQWFIPEEYGHTKIGKQVADIVHAGGRAGLGSHGQLQGLGAHWETWNLGSGGLTPHETLKVITIFGAEALGMQQDVGSIEAGKLADIVVLDGNPLANLRNTNTVRYVMKNGELFEADTLNTIWPSAKTLPKPFWWDTAPPIK, encoded by the coding sequence GTGTCGAGACACCGCACACTCATCGTTCCCGCCCTCGCGCTGCTGGCCGTCCACACCGTGGGCGCACGTCAGCAGCCGGCGGCGCCGGCCACGCCCGCGGCCGACTCGCTGGTGCTGCAGACCGAACGCACCATCGACTTCACGACCGACGAGGTCACGTGGATGTCGATCGACGTGTCGCCCGACGGGCGCACCATCGTGTTCGACCTGCTGGGCGACCTCTACACGCTGCCCATCGAGGGCGGCGAGGCGCGCCGCATCGTCGGCGGCCTGTCGTTCGAGAGCCAGCCCACGTGGTCGCCCGACGGCACGACCATCGCTTTCCTCTCGGACCGGACGGGCGTCGAGAACCTGTGGATCGCCGACGCGGACGGATCGAACCCGCGCGCCGTCAGCAAGGACGGCCGCACCGGCGATCGGCCGCAGATCATGGCCTCGCCCGCGTGGACGCCAGACGGGCACTACCTCGTCGTCTCGAAGGCGCGGCCGCCTGATCCGGGCACGTTCTGGCTCTACATGTACGATCGCGATGGCGGCACGGGCGTGCGCGTGGGCGCTCCCCCGCCGCCCGAGCGCGGACCGGACGCCACGGGACCGCCCCCGCCTCCCCCACCGAACCGCCTCGGCGCGGTGGTCTCGCCCGACGGGCGATTCATCTACTACGCGCAGCGCAACGGCACCTTCACCTACAACGCCCGGTTTCCGCTGTGGCAGATCTACCGCCACGACCGCGACACCGGCGACGTCTCGCAGGTGACCAACGCGCAAGGGAGCGCGATGCGGCCCACCTTGTCGCCCGACGGCAAGTGGCTGGTGTTCGCCACGCGCTACAAGACGGGGACCGGACTCCGCCTCAGGAACCTCGAGACGGGCGCCGAGCGGTGGCTGGCGTACCCGGTGACGCGCGACGACCAGGAGTCGCGGGCCAGTCGCGACACGATGCCGCGCTACGACTTCCTCCCCGACGGACAGGCGATCGTCGTACCGGTGGACGGCAAGCTCCAGCGGATCGACGTCGCCACCGGCGCCGCCACGCCCATTCCCTTCACCGCGCGCGTGCAGACCGCGATCGCGGCCCGCGCCTACACGCCGATCCGGATCGAGGACGGCCCCATGGTGCGCGCGCGTCTCATCCGCTGGCCGCGGCTGTCGCCCGACGGCTCGACGCTGGTCTTCAGCGCCTTGAACCACCTCTACGCGATGGCGATGCCCTCCGGCACCCCGCGGCGGCTCACGACGGGCGACGAGGGTGAGTTCATGCCCACGTGGGCGCCGGACGGTCGCTCCGTCGTGTACGCGACCTGGACGAGCACCGGCGGCCACCTGAAACGCGTGGACGCGGCTGGCGGCACGCCCACCACGCTGACGGCGTTCGAGGGCTATTACCTCGACCCGGTCTTCACGCCCGACGGCGCGCGTCTCGCGTTCCTCGCGGGCGCCGCCGCGGACCAGTTGAACGCCATCATGCTCGACACGCCCCCGCCCGATGCCGACGGCCCGGACGCGCCCGGGGAGATCAGCGGCATCTCGCCCCCGAACACGCTGGAGATCCGCACCATGCCGGCCACCGGCGGCACGCAGACGCTCGTGGCCTCCGCGCAGGGTGGGCGCGACCTCCACTTCACCACGCGCGATCCCGACCGCGTCTACTTCACGACCCGCCGGGGCCTCGCATCGGTGACGCTCGGCGGCCTGGATCGCCGAACCCACCTTCGCGTCCGCGGCATCGGGCCGGGCAGCAACCCGCCGGCCGCCGACGAGATCCGCCTCTCGCCGGACGGAACCCGCGCGTTCGTGAGCCTCCAGGGACGCCATCACCTCTTCTTCGTGCCCAGGGCCGGCCGCGAGACCGTGGACGTCCGGATCCAGAGCCGCGGCGACGCGTCCGTCCCGGTGACGCACCTGTCGGCGCAGGGCGGCGACTATCTGAACTGGAACCGCGAGGGCACGGCGGTCACGTGGGCGCTCGGCGCCCAGTTCTTCCAGCAGCCTGTCGGCGCGGCGGAGCCCCAGCGGGTCGACGTGGTCGTCGAGGTCCCCCGGGCCCGCCCGTCGGGCTCGGTGCTGCTCACGGGCGGCCGCGTCATCACCATGAACGGCGACGAGGTGCTGGAGCAGGGCGACGTCCTCGTCACCGACAACCGGATCGCCGCCGTGGGGCCGCGGGGGAAGGTGCCGGCCGCGGCGGGCGTCCGGCGGATCGACCTTCGCGGCAAGACGGTGATGCCGGGATTCGTGGACGTGCACGCGCACATGTGGGCGCCGCGCGGCCTGCACCAGACGGCCGTGTGGCAGTACTACGCCAACCTCGCCTACGGCGTCACGACGTCGCGCGATCCGCAGACCTCCACCCCGGACGTCTTCGCCTACGCGGACATGGTCGATGCCGGGATGATGCCGGGCCCGCGCGTCTTCGCCACCGGCCCCGGCGTCTTCTCCACGTCGGGCATCGACTCGCGCGAGGCCGCCGTCAACTACATCCGGAAGTACAAGGAGGCGTACCGCACCAACACGCTGAAGCAGTACGTCGCCGGCGACCGCATCGTGCGCCAGTGGATCATCCAGGCCTGCCAGGAGCTGGGCCTGACGCCGACCATCGAGGGCTCGCTCGACCTGAAGCTGAACCTGACCCAGATGATGGACGGCTACACCGGCCAGGAGCACAGCCTGCCGATCCTGCCCCTCCACAGGGACGTCGTGGAGTTCGTGGCGCGCACGAAGACCTTCTACACGCCGACCATCCTCGTGGCCTACGGCGCGCCCTGGAGCGAGAACTACTACTTCGAGACCGAGAACACGGTGGGCGACGCGAAGCTGAACACGTGGATCCCGAACGAGCTCCTCGACACCATGATCCGGCGCCGCGGGCAATGGTTCATCCCCGAGGAGTACGGCCACACCAAGATCGGAAAGCAGGTGGCCGACATCGTCCACGCCGGCGGCCGGGCCGGCCTCGGCAGCCATGGCCAGCTGCAGGGCCTGGGCGCGCACTGGGAGACCTGGAACCTCGGGTCGGGCGGCCTCACGCCGCACGAGACGCTCAAGGTCATCACCATCTTCGGCGCCGAAGCGCTCGGGATGCAGCAGGACGTCGGCTCGATCGAGGCCGGCAAGCTCGCCGACATCGTCGTGCTGGATGGCAACCCACTCGCGAACCTGCGGAACACGAACACCGTGCGCTACGTGATGAAGAACGGCGAGCTCTTCGAGGCCGATACCCTCAACACGATCTGGCCGTCGGCGAAGACCCTGCCGAAGCCCTTCTGGTGGGACACCGCGCCGCCGATCAAGTGA
- a CDS encoding Rieske (2Fe-2S) protein, whose translation MREDAGMPACGEPASGRRTVLRTAAGLVLAWLTPRRDASGGQDEASRARPAAGDLLVRGSDPSDPPLTVADVPQDGTPVVAWPRSPDTTVVKRGSRLNRLVLVRLDPATLVPATRARAADGVIAYSAICTHSGCDVGDYLPDEGRLYCECHQTRFDPHDGAKVTDGPAPRPLPALPLKVEAGRLVVAAPFTARPGFEQG comes from the coding sequence ATGCGCGAGGACGCCGGGATGCCGGCATGCGGCGAACCTGCGTCCGGCCGGCGGACGGTGCTGCGCACGGCGGCGGGGCTGGTGCTGGCCTGGCTCACGCCGCGCCGTGACGCGTCCGGCGGCCAGGACGAGGCGAGCCGCGCGCGGCCGGCGGCCGGCGACCTCCTGGTCCGCGGCAGCGACCCGTCGGACCCGCCCCTGACCGTCGCCGACGTGCCCCAGGACGGCACGCCCGTGGTCGCGTGGCCCCGGTCGCCGGACACCACGGTGGTCAAGCGGGGTTCGCGGCTGAACCGCCTCGTGCTCGTCCGGCTCGATCCGGCGACGCTCGTGCCCGCGACCCGCGCTCGCGCGGCCGACGGCGTGATCGCGTATTCCGCCATCTGCACCCACTCGGGCTGCGACGTCGGCGACTACCTGCCCGACGAAGGCCGCCTCTACTGCGAGTGCCATCAGACGCGGTTCGATCCGCACGACGGCGCGAAGGTCACCGATGGGCCGGCGCCACGGCCGCTGCCCGCGCTGCCGCTGAAGGTGGAGGCGGGCCGGCTGGTCGTGGCCGCGCCGTTCACGGCCCGGCCGGGTTTCGAGCAGGGATAG